A genomic region of Arachis hypogaea cultivar Tifrunner chromosome 5, arahy.Tifrunner.gnm2.J5K5, whole genome shotgun sequence contains the following coding sequences:
- the LOC112803925 gene encoding uncharacterized protein — MIELYVEFEHLGINAIDHESDMDEVRDKVWEEDNSDSEDEFEANYEVNDEDEDENEYANIGIVAANDSEFSIRMEFNSKESVISAIKNYTISRGVAYTMYAFEPMTLYAKCKRYDKGCDWLIRASLNRKKGYREIRSYNGKHTCTIGTILQNHSKLDSNMIADAIRPLVEVNPSLKVKSIIAEVQSKFNYTISYRKAWLAKQKCVAKIFGDWKISYRTLPWWCMAMCAKMPGSRVRIETLPIYRGSEEVNGIRILRRVFWSFYPCIRAFRHCKPLVQVDSTRLYGKFKGTLLVAIAQDGNQNIVPIAFAIVESETAEEWDFFLHQLRKNVVTQDGVGIISNCHESIQAAIARSDGAWAPPRARHMFCIRHIGANFLKRFKAPHLHKLVINIGYSRTEQEYNINYERLQERGEAYTNWCDEIGLQRWVLTFDEGYRWGHMTTNMVECINSVLKGACNLPVNAILRATCYWLNKLFTRKSDEAHERIRNGFTYSEFATQRVKENLHRAGNIVVNRFDRHNKVFEVHEMDNGSIFTVNLAQRVCDCGHFQVERLPCRHVLACCANQRLDWQVYVNDVYKMSEIRKVYSVKFLPLDNPVTWPKYKGPKVIGNPLLMKVAKGQPKSIPT; from the exons ATGATAGaattgtatgttgagtttgaacatcTTGGTATAAATGCGATTGACCACGAGTCAGACATGGATGAAGTTAGGGATAAAGTTTGGGAAGAAGATAACAGTGATAGTGAAGATGAATTCGAAGCCAACTATGAAGTCAATGACGAAGACGAAGATGAGAATGAGTATGCAAATATAG GCATTGTGGCGGCCAATGATAGTGAGTTTAGTATTAGAATGGAATTTAATTCTAAAGAGTCAGTGATCTCCGCAATCAAGAATTATACTATCTCTAGAGGAGTCGCTTACACGATGTACGCGTTTGAGCCTATGACGTTATATGCAAAATGTAAGAGGTATGACAAAGGTTGTGATTGGCTTATCCGAGCTAGTTTGAATAGAAAGAAAGGCTATAGGGAAATTCGGAGTTACAATGGCAAACACACGTGTACCATTGGAACGATTTTACAAAATCATTCCAAGTTAGACTCAAATATGATTGCAGATGCTATCAGGCCATTAGTTGAAGTTAACCCATCGCTAAAGGTGAAATCTATAATTGCAGAAGTTCAATCTAAATTCAACTATACTATAAGTTACCgtaaggcttggttggcaaagcagaagtgTGTTGCAAAAATCTTTGGTGATTGGAAAATTTCTTACCGGACTCTACCATGGTGGTGCATGGCAATGTGTGCCAAGATGCCAGGCTCACGAGTTCGAATAGAGACTCTACCTATTTATCGAGGGAGTGAAGAGGTAAACGGCATAAGGATACTTCGGCGGGTATTTTGGAGTTTCTATCCATGTATTAGAGCGTTCAGACATTGCAAGCCATTAGTCCAGGTTGACAGCACACGACTTTATGGAAAATTTAAAGGTACACTTTTGGTTGCGAttgcacaagatgggaaccaAAACATTGTGCCGATTGCTTTTGCCATTGTAGAGAGTGAGACCGCCGAGGAGTGGGATTTTTTTCTTCATCAATTGCGAAAAAAtgttgttactcaagatggtgtGGGTATTATCTCTAATTGCCATGAGTCCATCCAGGCAGCAATAGCTCGTAGTGACGGTGCTTGGGCACCGCCAAGAGCACGACACATGTTTTGCATTAGACACATTGGAGCTAATTTCTTAAAGAGATTCAAGGCCCCACACTTGCATAAGCTTGTTATTAACATAG GCTATTCTAGAACAGAGCAGGAGTACAATATAAACTATGAGAGGCTTCAGGAGCGAGGTGAGGCATACACTAATTGGTGTGATGAGATCGGTCTTCAGCGTTGGGTATTGACATTTGACGAGGGTTATCGTTGGGGTCATATGACGACAAATATGGTAGAGTGCATAAATTCGGTCCTGAAGGGTGCATGCAATCTTCCTGTAAATGCGATACTTAGAGCTACTTGTTATTGGCTGAATAAGTTGTTTACTCGGAAGAGTGATGAGGCTCATGAGCGTATTCGTAATGGATTTACTTATTCAGAGTTTGCCACTCAACGGGTTAAAGAAAATCTTCATCGTGCGGGAAACATAGTGGTAAACCGATTCGACAGGCACAATAAAGTGTTTGAGGTCCATGAAATGGACAACGGTTCAATATTCACCGTTAATCTTGCGCAACGAGTTTGTGATTGTGGTCATTTTCAAGTGGAGCGACTTCCATGTCGCCACGTGCTTGCTTGTTGTGCTAACCAACGTCTTGACTGGCAAGTATATGTAAATGACGTGTACAAGATGTCTGAAATTCGTAAAGTTTATAGTGTAAAATTTTTACCGTTAGACAACCCAGTTACATGGCCTAAATATAAAGGTCCAAAAGTAATTGGTAATCCATTACTGATGAAAGTGGCAAAAGGACAACCCAAATCAATCCCTACTTGA